One Acidobacteriota bacterium genomic window carries:
- a CDS encoding 4Fe-4S dicluster domain-containing protein, with product MEFSRRSLMKWSIGAAAGLAATPLVAAESTEPSAKADKAAPDYAGVLVDTTLCIGCRKCEEACNRRNHLPRTALNFTDRDVLRTFRRPSENAFTVVNQFPGSPSPDQAGLPQTYVKAQCMHCLYPSCVSACIVGALTKSNDGAVVYNPTICLGCRYCQVACPFEVPAFEFNEPLKPRVRKCEFCTDRARNTGADPACASACPTEALVFGHRAELVALARERLKRRPDRYIDHIYGEHEVGGTAWLYLVGRPVTEIGMLDLPEKPPPERTEAIQHGIFKFGLLPVAFYGLLSGIMWFNHRKETPPDGAAPGAEGGER from the coding sequence ATGGAGTTCAGCCGTCGATCTCTGATGAAGTGGAGTATCGGCGCAGCCGCCGGCCTGGCCGCCACCCCGCTGGTTGCGGCGGAATCCACCGAACCGTCGGCCAAAGCAGACAAGGCGGCACCGGATTATGCCGGCGTACTCGTGGACACCACCCTCTGCATCGGCTGCCGCAAGTGCGAAGAGGCCTGCAACCGGCGGAACCATCTCCCGCGCACCGCGCTGAACTTCACCGACCGTGATGTGCTCAGAACTTTCCGGCGGCCGTCGGAAAACGCCTTCACCGTGGTGAACCAGTTTCCCGGCAGCCCCTCACCGGACCAGGCGGGACTGCCCCAGACCTATGTCAAGGCCCAATGCATGCACTGCCTGTACCCGTCCTGCGTGTCGGCCTGCATCGTGGGGGCGCTCACCAAGTCGAACGACGGGGCGGTGGTATACAATCCCACCATCTGCCTCGGCTGCCGCTACTGCCAGGTCGCCTGCCCGTTCGAGGTGCCGGCGTTCGAATTCAACGAGCCGCTCAAGCCGAGGGTTCGCAAGTGCGAATTCTGCACCGACCGCGCCCGGAACACCGGGGCCGATCCCGCCTGCGCCAGCGCCTGCCCCACCGAGGCACTCGTGTTCGGCCACCGGGCGGAGCTGGTGGCCCTGGCCCGGGAACGCCTGAAGCGGCGCCCCGACCGCTACATCGACCACATCTACGGCGAACACGAGGTGGGCGGCACCGCCTGGCTGTATCTGGTGGGCCGGCCGGTGACGGAGATCGGGATGTTGGACTTGCCCGAGAAGCCGCCGCCGGAGCGGACCGAGGCCATCCAGCACGGCATCTTCAAGTTCGGCCTGCTGCCCGTCGCGTTCTACGGCCTGCTCTCCGGCATCATGTGGTTCAACCACCGCAAGGAGACGCCGCCGGACGGCGCCGCGCCCGGCGCCGAAGGGGGTGAGCGATGA